Below is a window of Thunnus maccoyii chromosome 16, fThuMac1.1, whole genome shotgun sequence DNA.
tgctgggatatgCAACAGTCACACAAAAGTCCAATCAGCCCTTTCCCACGTCTGACCAGCTTTGTCTCTCTCCatcgactttttttttttctgtctctctacaAACTCTCCCTCCATCTCGCTCCCAGGCTCCTTCACCGGCAGCACGAGCACCGAAGCCAGCGCCGTCACAGCGACGACGGACTCTGTCGACCAGGTCTCTCCCACCATGCCCCGTGCCACAAAGAACCGAGTTTCCGGAAAACTCCGCCGATCAGCCAGCGCTATAAGCAAATCCTCCAACTGAGCTCTTCAACCcgtcccctcctcccctcctccccctcctctccccccccccttcctcctcaaGTGCAGCCTTTAATCTTTTCTCGAAGAACCTCACACACCCAGCCGTGACtgcaagagtttttttttttttcttttttggcgtgttttcttttgtgtcaTATAAACATGTAACTAGAGCATATTGCAATTTTTAATTTAAGTGGCAATCATTGATTTTGTTGATACATTTCCATTCCCAACTGCTTCGAGATGGACATGAGACTAAGCTATTTATGTTCATCCTCATGGATTCAGCTTAAGAATCAGCAACATAGGAAGACTTGACTGAAAAGTCTTAAAGCAACCtgtgataaaaatgtcttttttttttttctcaatttctaGTGCAGCCGTGATTcactagagaaaaaaaaacaaagttcttaCTGTAGTAAGGGAATGGGAGACTGCTTTATCCTGTTTCTATATCTCATCTATGTCAACACTTAATGTAACAAAGCACTGAATGACACAGCTGTAAATGGCATCATGCTAAAGCTGCACAAGAGATTGGTTTCCATTTATAAATGTGTCTGCCTTCTTACCTCCTTTTTGCATCTGCCACAACCTTTCTGTGACAAAGGCACCACTTCTGTTGGTGACAGGACAATGTTGAAGTCTTCAGTCGTTTTCCCGCTCGTTGTCCTGCACCATCTTCCTACAGcggaaaaaggaggaaagactGATGCACGAGGGGGGGAATACCTCCCCGCAATGATTTGTACTCACGACACTACTACACAGACTTCCCGACTACGGAGTCCCTGTAGTACGTGCAGTCGGAggctttttaattgttttgaacCCAGAGTGGACAATCAATGACATCTTTCTAACTTGAGCTGAattgaaatttgtttttgtctttttgtttttttttttcgttttgttttttttatcactctaattttcctttttaaatgaattcCGATGGATTGTGTCACGATTTGATTTATGCAACTCTGCTGGAATGAGAAAAGACTGCGTTTGTAATTGTTTTCTGATGTCGTTAACATAGGCTCATGTCCGGTAATTGAATAAGTTCCTCctgtctctttcctctgctATCAGTTTCCCTGTCCTGTGAAGCTGAGACATTGACATTCCAACGTTCCCACCAACGTTTTTGCACTCACTGTCGTTGATTAACTAGCGCCGaatgtttctctctgttcttgGATGTAAATTGCTTTAAGTTTTATTTGCTGATGTCTGTTTGCTAGATGTATATAGAGAGTACTATTTGATgaattattttgctgttgttgtgttgtttttatgtgtattcATGTGCTGTTTAGAGGAGGAATACTGCCAGAGCCTCAGGTGAATCTTAACTCCAtgcactggtgtgtgtgtgtgtgtgcgtgtgtgtgagtgtgtgtgagtgcatgtatgtatgtgtgaatttCTGAGGGAGCTTCTCACAGTGCCTGTGTAACGTCTTGTCCTCTTAAGATGCTGTCCCACACCACCTCCTCTCCCCATAATCAGATTTTAGCCTCTCCTCTTCGCTGCGTGAGACAAACCATGGCCGCCCCGCATCACATCTCCTCGTTAGCAGTCTAGAACAAagcgtcccccccccccccccccccccccccccccgcaacTCTAAAAGGTCAGTGTCTCATGCTtcccacaacaacaaaaaaaaaaaaacccaacaacaacagATGGATTTGGAATCGCGGGGTTCTCTGTTTTAGTCTTTATTATAGGTGGTGCGCTGCTCTGTCTTTATCTGTGAATGGAATCAACTCCTCCTCTTTCCCATGATCCCTCTCCCCATGTCGCCTCCTGAGGCCACAGGAGTGGCGGCGGGGCTGGGTTTAGGTGGCATGCCAGAGGGGAACTCTTAACAGCCTTCCTAGCAACAGCCAGGTCGGCGCTCTCACTTCTCCAACCTGCCCGCTCGATTGTCATGGTAGCCAGGtgttacccccccccccccccctccacacacacacacacacacacacacacacacacacacacacacacacacacacacacacacacacacacacactatagaCTCACACCCTCTGAGGGCTCCACCCATGATGCAACACTATCCCCATCTGTTGCACTACTATGCCTTACTTTCTTCATGCTCTCctgtcattttcttcttttctcacaTCTCGCCTCCTCTTGTTTGTTCATTCCCCGAGCTGAAAAACAGGGAATCCGAACAGCAGGGGGATGGATGTGGAGAGGGTTCAATccatttttgtgctttttgttttttgaagaaTGTATAGCTATATAGGCCTGGATCAcatcaatgtttgtttgtttttttaaatttcctccCCAAAGTCACTTGAAGGAACCACCCAGGATGTTGATCTAAAGATTGTAGCTTATAGATGATGTCTGTGGAAAAAGGAGTCACTGCTCACCTTTTGGTGGCTTAGTCGCTGGAGATGATAGTTTGGACCAAGATAAGGATTGTGTTTCTTATATACATGAAGAAAATGAGCTAGTGTTAGTCCTagtatgttttttctttttcttctcgtTTTAGAAATCCTTGTACATTGTGTCAAATTTGAGGGCTTGAGCTCCCTccgaatataaatatattaatgcCTGTAATATAATCTTTGTataagagaaagaggaaaaaatgctTGAAGATTTCATCATTACTTGTCAACatatcaaactgtttttaaCGACCGAAGTCCTGCTATCTTTAttagaaatgtgaaaattgaaacatttcattaaatcaatttgaaattctacttttttttctttctttttttttttttttttgtcccttttttGTCCCCTCAACAACAGTAATTGTGTAACCTCAGATTTTGTGCAGTAGCAggttatgtatgtgtgtgtgtgtgtgagagagagagagagaaagtgtgtgtgtgtgtgtgtgtgtgtgtgtgtgtgtgcactgacaTGATGGTGCTGTTACCATGGGCTTTCTGACCCTGGCCCAGCCGtgctagcagcagcagcagcagcagcagcagcaggggtAACCTGACCCTCCTCCCATCTGTCTCCCCTGCTGCTCAGCCCTGCTTAGGGGAGGCCAGCATAATGGAACCTTACCAGGAGGTACAGGTGCAATGGTTGCAGCACCTACGGGTGCCCTGCCTCGCCTGCTTCACATAAAGACGCAAGAAAAGCACTTGACCGTAATTGGAGCCctaaagctgtgtgtgtgagaaagaagCTTAATGTTACCTCATTTTCACCCAGCTCAGTGTTGTTTGCCTCAATCATTGACTCTGAGATAGTTTACAGCAGAACAGGCAGGGGCTGGATGCCCCGGCCCCTCTGAGGATGTCTTTCTCTGTGATTACTACCACTCTGTATGATCCCATGTGTTACACTGCTGGCTGGAGTCTATTTTCACACTTCAgaagctctctctctgtcttgatGTATTGTCACTTGCCTTAAGGGCGAGTGAcactcatttttaaaagtttgtgttATTCTTTTTGGACAGGTGCAGAGTATTAACGAGCAGGAGGAAAACTCTCTTCAgtagcaagaaagaaaaaagactcAGGGAGCTCATGTCAGGTGATTTTTGTATCCTCATACCAGATTAATCAAGACTTGGAGTAAAGGTTGAGCCACAGTGACAATGCCCTGATGTTAACTCCATGCTGACAGTATTTATCTCAGTCTGAGGTGACACAACTGGAAGCTGCCTGCTAAATTACAGCTGACTTAATGCTTTACAGGTTCTGGAGGTCAGATATGAAGCCAACTGAACTCTGATGTGTCCTAAATCAGCTTaaagctagaaaaaaaaaggaaaaagaaatcgAGCTGCATTAGTCTACCGAAGCAGACAGATGTTTTACTGCTCCAGAGGTGAGCTCTGATCCACCACCTCTTTGTCCTCCTGCCATGTCCTGACATTAAGGAGGGAATTTATGATTACTCCCTAAGTGCTTCTTCTATGGCAGCGAAACGGCGTCTATTGAGCCACTGGAGCTGTGATTTACAGCAGTGGCCCGAATCAGTCTGATAAACGGGGAATCGAAGGGTTTGTCAATGGGGGCTGCTGAGGTTTCTTTTGCCTGTTAAGGACAACTAAATAGGGTCGTGACCCGGtagaagagagatggaggaagtgaAGTTACTGACATTGTCAAAACTTTTAGGGTGTGAAATTAAACCCAAGTCTTGCTCCCCGGGAGGCCCGCGGACCCCAGTTTGGGAGCTTGAACACACCTGCTCGGGTTAATACTacgcttcttcttctgtgaaaCTTTCATTTATCTACATATTCATGAAATAAGCTCCTAAATTAGCCAATAAATGAAAttcattgaaatattttaatacatctcttgatgttttaattatttactcTCCGGATAATTGCTTCAATTTGTGACCTGATAATAAGACGTCTTTTTTGCaatatctcaaaaaaaaaatactcatcaTCATATTTAATTCCAGTGTTTTATTCTTTCCCATGTTATGTTGGCGTGATGCTGCCTGGGTGTAACTTTGGAAATAATTTGTCAATGAAAAAGAACTGTAGAAGCATAGCAGGGGCAAATCAAAACCAGGCCCAGAGAGctaatgattttaaaatgtaataaaaattaaatgaggTCACTAAACTCATTTATATGAGTAATACCAAACTCCGTCTTgaaatttggtgattttttcGTTCTGGGGGATGAAGTTCATTGGCGCCGCGGGCTGAGTCTGAAAAGTTAAACCATCTTGAGACCATGTGTccttttgaaaatattttttttttattatttcgATAGACAACAACGATATACACATACAATCAAAGCGCTATAAAAGCcaacatttaagaaaaataacttGTCCTTAAAAAAGATTGCATCTAAGGTAAGAGctttacgtttttttttctttttacaagaGCTGTGGAGATTGAAGATTAAAACCCGACCCACGACAGTTATCACAACTCATAAatttgacccccccccccaaaaaaaaaaacaaacaaacaaaacaaaaacaaaaaaaacaataaaacacacacacacacacacacacacacaaaagaaaaaaacattttggctaTACGACGTGTAAACTGCCAGAACGATTCACAGGAGAAaatcacaacaaacacaacaataagttacataaaataattagaataaataaataaataaacatatgatgaaaaatattgcaacaatcttcaataataataaaatatgtgcCAGcattcaaaattaaaacaatctaTGTTGACTTTTTAAGGCAGTTATACAGCGGGATTTGGATGTGTATGGAGGCTATTTCAGACTAGGCTTATCTGTATACTAAAGGCATTTATGGTTCTACTAAACAGGGAATGCTTCAGTcactctgttttttcttttttttccctccctctctccacaAAGACAAAGTTgatcatttctgtctttcacaAACAAAGCTACAGTGATAGAGCAATCACGGTCGGTGTATTCAAAAAAAGGCTTCTGATGAGGGAAAAAGGATTTCTGAGAATTTAAGACATTTCTTAGGTCTAGAAGCTATCATTGAGCACATGTGCTGTCCTAGAAAAATACCCTTTAACAGTCAAACTAACGCTTtgtactcttttttttccttgataaaCTAATTTGAGAAAGAAAATCTCAAAATAGGCCTATATGTAATTCAAATATAGAGAGAAGCATTCAACAATCACTGATTGGCATGGAAAAAGACACATCATTAAACACCACTTAAACATCAAACCGCCCTGCCTTTCATTGGCCTAAAGTTATGGCAGTGAGCATCACgaactctttatttttttttaactccaaagccactttttttctctttctcctttttttttttttttttttgaaattccCCTCCATCAAAGGCACGAGTTTTGTGTTGTCTTTAGCAGGCGGGGCGCACCGGCATTTGGAGCAGGATCACCTGCCTGTTCTCCGAGGGGTGGCACTTGTTTATGTGCCTGGTGAGCCCCGGCGAGCTGTAGAGAGTGGCGGGGCAGTATTTGCACGGGTAAATCTGGGAGGAGTGCATGAGGCGCAGGTGTCTCTCCTGGCCGGCCCTGCTGGTGAAACTCTCCCCGCACACCGGGCACAGCAGGCAGTCCACCGGGCTCAGATTGAGGGGGCTTTGGTTTGAGACTTCctctgaggatgaggaggaggaggaggaggaggaggaggaggaggaggaggaggaggaggaggaggaggaggaggatgatgatgatgatgctgaggaggaggaggaggaggaggaggatggtaCAGGAGCCTGCTCTGCCGCGCGGTCGCTGGTTTGAAACCCGTGCTCCTCCAGCACTTTCTTTTGCAAGGCCTGGTGTCCCATGATGTGTTTTCTTAGGTATGCCTGTCGCTTAAACCTCTTCCCGCAGAATTGGCAGTCATATGAGCCATCTTCAGAGCCCGACTCGGACAGACCTGGACTCGGGGTGTCTCTGTCGCTCATGTCTTTGGCTTCGTCGGAGACTGACTTGACACCTAGCGGTGGCATTTTGGCCATTTCAGGTTTGATGCCCTGTGCGGGTGGCATCGCAGGTGCGCCGGTGGTCCTGGGTTTGTGCCAGCGGCGGTGAGAGGCAAGGTTGGCAGGGCAGCTGAACATCTTATCACACTCGGGACACCGGTACTCGACCCTGACGATGCGGGAGCACTTGTGCTGAGCCAGGGAGAAAGGATCCGCGTACGCCTCCTTACACAGCTGACACACAAACTCCCCCAAAGGCTTGTTTCCTCCGGAGGACTGCGCCCTCGGCTTCATCTCCACCGGCCCCTCTTTGATTTTGAGACCGAGCACAGGAGAAGTCGTCACCTCGTCTTCAAAGTTGAGTTTTCTAATGGCTTTGGGTTTCTTGGGGGCGGGTTTAGATTTACGCTCTGGACCGTCAGCTGCGGGTCTTTTGGTGCCGACCCGGTTGCTTGGCGCCGggaggctgctgctggtggtgccGCTGCGGCTGCTGTTGCTGGTGCCGATTTTTAGGTCGACCGGGGCGTACAGGAGATGGTCCAGGCCGGAGAGGGAGGCAGGTGTCGGGAATGACTCGGCAGAAATAGGCGAGCCCAGATTGAAACTTCGCTCAAAATATCCCCTGTCGTGCTCCTTGCTGATGGGCCGGGTGGGGCTGTAGAGGGCTTGGCACACCGCCTCGGGGTTGCCGAACTGTGCCGGCTTCTCCAGTCTTGGCACCGGCGCGTCAGCTGCTGTGAAATCCGGCGATGCTGCGGCGCGGTCCGGACTGGACGCCACGGACATCGGCGGGGAGGGGTCCGCCTGGCTCGGCAAGGCGGCTGGGGTGGGTGGCTCCTGGAGGTCATCTTCGTCTGACCGAGTCCTGTAGGAAACATGTGCAgatttcttgtttctttttacCAGGAATCCTTTGGGCATCTTGGCGAGTTACAGCGGAAAGGCACTTCGGGGAGGTGGGTGAAGTCTCGAGTATCCAGGTTTGTTAAAAATATGGCAACACTAGAAGCTTATGGGAC
It encodes the following:
- the insm1b gene encoding insulinoma-associated protein 1b, which encodes MPKGFLVKRNKKSAHVSYRTRSDEDDLQEPPTPAALPSQADPSPPMSVASSPDRAAASPDFTAADAPVPRLEKPAQFGNPEAVCQALYSPTRPISKEHDRGYFERSFNLGSPISAESFPTPASLSGLDHLLYAPVDLKIGTSNSSRSGTTSSSLPAPSNRVGTKRPAADGPERKSKPAPKKPKAIRKLNFEDEVTTSPVLGLKIKEGPVEMKPRAQSSGGNKPLGEFVCQLCKEAYADPFSLAQHKCSRIVRVEYRCPECDKMFSCPANLASHRRWHKPRTTGAPAMPPAQGIKPEMAKMPPLGVKSVSDEAKDMSDRDTPSPGLSESGSEDGSYDCQFCGKRFKRQAYLRKHIMGHQALQKKVLEEHGFQTSDRAAEQAPVPSSSSSSSSSASSSSSSSSSSSSSSSSSSSSSSSSSSSSEEVSNQSPLNLSPVDCLLCPVCGESFTSRAGQERHLRLMHSSQIYPCKYCPATLYSSPGLTRHINKCHPSENRQVILLQMPVRPAC